A region of Halorhabdus rudnickae DNA encodes the following proteins:
- the dsrO gene encoding sulfate reduction electron transfer complex DsrMKJOP subunit DsrO, producing the protein MTNYGMVIDQERCIGCHSCAVACKDENNVSMGQAWNRILTAGGENIDTPTGKYPVDGGDGTLSMQYQPTACQHCSNAPCVKVCPVNATYEREDGIVEIDYEKCMGCRYCMAACPYNARVFNYDEPETTAPDGTGNVEQRERGVVEKCTFCSHRLDEGLDPACTIACPSSARIFGDLDDPDSAVSRYVKQYETTQLLDDLETDPSTYYIRGEMSPGRNHLGNEMESELDDPPKRRNADPGVPATDGGAER; encoded by the coding sequence ATGACCAACTACGGAATGGTAATCGACCAAGAGCGGTGTATCGGTTGTCACTCTTGCGCAGTGGCGTGTAAGGATGAGAACAACGTCAGTATGGGACAGGCCTGGAACCGGATCCTCACTGCTGGTGGCGAAAATATAGACACGCCGACAGGAAAGTATCCCGTGGACGGGGGCGACGGAACGCTGTCAATGCAGTACCAGCCGACGGCCTGCCAGCATTGTTCGAACGCCCCGTGCGTGAAGGTCTGTCCAGTTAACGCCACGTACGAGCGCGAGGACGGGATCGTCGAGATAGACTACGAGAAGTGCATGGGCTGTCGATACTGTATGGCTGCTTGCCCGTACAACGCTCGGGTGTTCAACTACGACGAACCCGAAACGACCGCGCCCGACGGGACCGGCAACGTCGAGCAGCGCGAACGCGGTGTCGTCGAGAAGTGTACGTTCTGTAGCCACCGACTTGACGAGGGACTCGACCCGGCGTGTACGATTGCTTGCCCGTCCAGCGCACGAATCTTCGGGGACTTAGACGATCCTGACAGTGCCGTTTCACGGTATGTCAAGCAGTACGAAACCACGCAACTGCTCGATGATCTGGAAACCGACCCGAGTACCTATTACATCCGTGGGGAGATGTCTCCCGGCCGCAATCACCTCGGTAACGAAATGGAGTCCGAACTCGACGATCCGCCTAAACGTCGCAACGCCGACCCTGGCGTTCCGGCGACGGACGGAGGTGCGGAGCGATGA